The sequence TGTGCCCTCAGCTGGAGTCGCCTCAAGGTTGTATAAATTTCCAGTCTCTTCTTGAAATGTCCTTATCTTGTCGCGCAAAAACTCAACCATCTCAATAGCAAAATCTCGTCCAAATTTTGTTGAGATATTCTCTTTATCATTTGTGAAATTTCTAAGAAGCTCGTTCATGCCATTTATACCGATTGTGCTAAAGTGGTTGTTAAAGTGCTTTAGATATCTAGCCGTATAAGGATAAAGCCCTCTATCATACATCTCTTGGATAAATTTACGCTTTTTTTCAAGCGTTGATTTAGCAAGTTCTAAAAGATAGCTTAGCCTGTTATAAAGTGCGACTTTATCGCCTTTGAAGTTGTATCCTAGGCGAGCCAAATTTATAGTAACGACGCCGATAGAGCCTGTCATCTCAGCACTACCAAAAAGGCCACCACCTCGTTTTAAAAGCTCTCTTAGATCAAGTTGCAAACGGCAGCACATAGAGCGGACATGCCCTGGTTTGTAGGCTTTTTCGTTTTCTATCTTATTGCCATTTTCGTCATAAGTATATTGTGAGCCGATAAAATTTTGAAAGTAGCTTGAGCCCATTTTGGCGGTATTTTCAAAGAGTACATCCGCCACTTCGCTATCCCAGTCAAAATCCTCTGTGATATTTACCGTTGGTATCGGAAATGTAAAAGGCTGTGAGCACTTATCGCCAGCTGTTAAAACCTCGTAAAATGCCTTATCTATGCGTGCCATTTCAGGCTCGAAGTCCTTGTAGGTCATATCAATCAAATTTTTCCTGCCACGCTCGTTTGCTTTTTTCAAAATTTTCTCATCTTTTACATTCGTAAAGAGGTGTATATCATCGCTCGTTGGGATCTGATCTCTTAGGTCGCTTGGGCAGGTGATGTCTATTGTTACGTTTGTAAATGGACTTTGTCCCCAGCGTGCAGGCACATTTAGGTTGAAAATAAAGCTAGTTATCGCCTTTTTGATCTCGGTATCACTTAGATCATCTTTAAAAACATAAGGCGCAAGGTAGGTGTCAAAGCTAGAAAAAGCTTGAGCGCCAGCCCACTCGCTTTGCAAAATTCCTAAGAAATTTGCCATCTGATAAAGCGCCTCTCTAAAGTGCTTTGGAGCCCTGCTCTCGACCCTGCCACGAACGCCGTTAAAGCCCTCATTTAGCAAGGCTCGTAGGCTCCAGCCAGCACAATACCCTGTAAGGCAGTCAAGGTCGTGGATGTGATAATCGCCATTTCTATGAGCTAGACCTTCTTCTTTGTTATAAACTGCATCTAGCCAGTAGTTTGCTATGACTTTGCCGGCGGTGTTGTTTATAAGGCCTGCGTTTGAGTAGCTAGTGTTTGAGTTTGCAGAAATTCTCCAGTCGGTGCCGTTTATATATTCATTTATGGTTTGGGTCGAGTTTATATAGGTCGTGTCGGCGTTTAGACCTAAAATTTGCTCGCGTTGAAGCTTATGTGTGTGGCGGTAGAGCATGAAGCTTTTTAGGACGTTGAAGTAACCACCAGCAAATAGCTCTTTTTCGATCGCATCTTGGATGTCCTCGACTGTTATTGCGCTTGATTTTTGAAAGATATCTTGGACTACGTTTGTAAAAACTTGCTCGTCATAAGCCACATTTTCGCTTGCAAATGCCTTTTTTATCGCATCTACTATCTTGTATGCTACAAATTCTTGTCTTGTGCCGTCTCGTTTTAAAATCTCACGCATCACTCACTCTTTCCGATTGTTTTTTTAATATGGAGTTTTAAAGTATAGGACAAGATAGCTTAAACAATAGACAACTATTTTATTTTGTTTAATAATATTTATCAAAAAATATAAAATTTTATGAAGTTTTCTTAAAGCATAAATTTACGTTATATAAGTATTTTAAGTTAAATTTTGATTATTTTACTTAAATAATTATTTTAATTTAAGTTTTTAAATTAGTATATTAATTAGATTATATAGTATTATGGCTATTTAATTTTATAGATATCCAGAATATACTTTTCTATATCTGCTTCGCTTGGTGGAGATAATAATTCGCGAGATTTTAATTGTTTTACACCTATTTTTCCATATATAAGATCTAACATATCAAATCCTATTTCTGAAACAATACCTTGATTTTTTAACCATTTTTCAAAAAATAAATATTCTATATGAAAGTTAATACGCCTTTCGCAATCGCTATGTTTTTCTACTGTTTTTGTTATCTCACCGCTGTCTCGCATATGTTTTAGAACATTATCGTTCCAATTACTATTTTTCATGTTAATTTCTATAAATTCTTTTTCATAATCTTTTTTGCATATATCGACAAATCTTTGCTTTGCCTCTACTGTTTTTAAAAAACTATTTTTCCATAATCTATAGTCAGGTTCTTGAATATGCAAAATTTCTTGATATTTTTTCATGTTAGATAAATATGTTTTTATTATACTTTGATAGTTATCTTTTTCTGAACTGCTTTTAGCATTGCCTAAATATTCGTATAATTTATTAAGTTGTTGTTTTATTCTATCAATGGGCAAAATCAGAGATTTTTTTAAATCTTGTTCAATATTGTTAACATTTTTTATTTTAAAAATATCAGATACATTTCTATCATCAAATAGATCGGTTATCTTGCTTTCATAAGAGATATATTCAATCGTTTTACTAGTATATAATTTTTTTAAATTTATTAAATTTTGTTTATAAATCAGTTCTTTATTTTGTAAATCTTGTACATTTTTTTCATATTCTTCCATTTGTTTAATTAAGGCATTATTGGTGTTTTTAAGATCGTTTTCTTTATCATTAAGTTCGGCTATTCTAACATTAGTCATATTAAGTTCATTTGATTTCTTTAACAATTCTTTGCTGATTTTTTGATTCTCAATAGTAATATTTTGTTCTTTTTCGTTTAATGTAGCTACTTGTTTTTCTAGCATTTTAATTTCAAATGTTGGTTTGATTGTATAAATATATCCGTATATGGCAGTTATTGCAACAATAATAGTTGCAATATTACCAAGAATAGAATAAGTATCTTTATTTTTTAAAATTATATAAACATATTTCATAAAATATAACAACCATACTTTCATAGCTTTATTACTCCAAAATAAGAAAACAAATCAAACATCTTATTATAAAAAGTTCTTTACTGACAACCCTCGCATTCGATCGAACGGTCGGCCACGTCGTTTAGTTTTTCGCTATCTGGGCTTTCAGAGCGTAGATAGTAGGTTGATTTTAGTCCAAGCTCCCATGCAAGCGTGTAAATTTCGCTTAAATATCCGCCGCTTGCTTTGTCTAAGCTCATAAATATATTTAAACTTTGACCTTGATCGATCCATTTTTGGCGGATCGCGCCTGCTTTTATAAGAATTCTTTGATCAAGCTCGTAAGCTGGCGTGTAAAACTGCCAAGTATCTGGGCTTAAATTTGGCACGACATTTGGGATCATTCCACTTAGGTTGTGCTCGAACCACTTGCGCTTATAGACTGGCTCGATGGTCTGAGTGGTGCCAACAAGGATCGAGATCGAGCTAGTTGGAGCGATCGCCATTAGGTAGCCGTTTCTCATGCCGTCGCGCTTGACCTTCTCTCTTAGCTTGTCCCAGTCGCAGACATTTTCGTCAAATAGCCCACCTTTGTCGTTTAAAAGTGCCTTTGCGTTCTCGTTTGCAGTGTCTATTGGCATGATGCCTTTACTCCATTTTGAGCCTTCAAATTTTGGATAGATGCCCTTTTCTACGGCTAAATTTGAGCTAGCGTAGATGGCGTTGTAGCTTATGTTTTCCATTATGCTGTCTATCAGCGCTAAGTGCTCATAGCTGCCCCATTTTACGTTTTTCTCAGCTAGCATTTGCGCTTCGCCCATGACACCAAGGCCGATCGAGCGAGAAGCAAGGTTTGTGTGTTTTACCTTTTTGTGTGGGTAGAAATTTAGATCTATAACGTTATCAAGCATCCTGATAGCTATCGGTACGACACGCTCGATGTCCTCTTTGCTGTTTATCTTACTTAAATTTATACTTGCAAGGTTACAAACTGCAGTTTTGCCTTCGATGCTTTCTTTTTCTACGATAAAAATTTGCTTACCTTTTAGACTATCAAGCGCGCTTAGCTTTTTGGCTTTTTTAGTTATGCCACTATCGACCGTGATGTCTTCTTCTTCGTCAAATAGCTCCTCGCTGCCATCTTCATAAGTGATCTTAATCTTATAGTAGTTTGGCGCTGTATTTTGGAAAATTTCGGTGCATAAATTTGAGCTTCTGATGATGCCTTCGTGGTCGTTTGGATTTGTTTTATTGGCATTGTCTTTAAAGCATAAAAATGGCATGCCCGTTTCAAAATAGCTAGTTAAAATTTTCTTCCAAAGCTCTTTTGCAAGGATGGTGTTTTTCTGGATATTTTCGTCGTTTTCATACTCCAAGTATCTCTTCTCAAACTCCTCACCGTAAAGGTCGCAAAGATCGCTTACTTGAGCTGGGTCAAAGAGGCTCCAGCGGCCATTTTCTTTAACACGCTTCATAAATAAGTCGTTTATCCAAAGCGCAGGGAAAAGCTCGTGTGCGCGGCGTCTCTCTTCGCCAGAGTTTTTACGAAGATCGAGAAAATCGCTCACGTCCATATGCCAAGGCTCGATGTAAACGGCTATCGCGCCCTTTCTAGTGCCTAGCTGATCGACCGCTACTGCGATGTCGTTTGTCACTTTTAAAAATGGGATGATACCGCCAGCTGCGTTTTTGTGTCCATCGATGCTACCGCCCATTGCGCGCACCTTGCTCCAGTCCCAGCCGATACCGCCACCAAATTTTGAAAGTAGTGCCATCTCTTTGTAGCTATCAAAAATTCCTTCGATATTATCAGGCGTACTACCTACGTAACAGCTGCTTAGCTGGTGGCGTGTAGTCCTTGCGTTTGAGAGTGTTGGCGTGGCTAGCATCACTTCAAATTTAGAGATAAGGTCGTAAAATTTCTTAGCCCAGCCTTGACTGTCTAGCTCGTTTTGCGCTAGAAACATCGCGATCGCCATAAACATATGCTGTGGCAGCTCGATTGGCATGCCATTTTTGTCTTTGATGAGATAGCGGTCATAAAGCGTTTTTATACCAAGGTATGCAAACTGAAGGTCGCGCTCAGGCCTAATGTAAGCGTTTAGATCCTCAAGGTTATACTTCTCTTTTAGTCCAGGGATGATGCGGCCTACCTTTTCGCCTTTTACTAGGTAGTCTTTTAGGTGATTGTAGCCGTTAAAGCCAGATACTTTGTGATAAAGATCATATAAAAATAGCCTTGCGGCAACAAATGTCCAGTTTGGGCGGTCGATGTCGATCTTATCGACTGCTGTTTTTATAAGGGTTTGCTGAATTTCCTCAGTAGTTATCATATCTCGAAACTGGATTTTCGCGTCTACTTCAAGCTCGCTAAGGCTTACATTGCTTAGTCCAAGGACCGCTTCATTTGTATATTTTTTGATCTTACTTATATCAAGCTCTTCTGTTCTACCATTACGTTTTATAACTTTCAAAAATATCTCTCCATGTTAAATTTTAATTTGGGATTTTATCCAAAAGGAGATAAAAACTCTCTTTGTTTAAAAAGTGATTTTTGATATAAAATTTAATTCGAAAAATAATATTTTATTTTTAAAAAATTTGATCTTATTTTAAAATAGTTGTAAAAATTTTTGAAGCGATGTATTGAAGCAAGAAGCATAAATTTACTTCTTGCATTTAAATTACTTGCCAAAAACTCTAGCAAAAATTCTATCTACGTTTTTGGTGTAGTAGTTGTAGTCAAAGCACTCTTTAATCTCATCTTTGCTAAGGCTCTTAGTTAGGTCCTCGTCGTTTAGCAAATTTTGCAAAAATAGGCTGTGGCCTTGCTCGTCGATCGCTTTTTTGCCCTCTTGCAAGTCTGCCCAGACCTTCATAGCATTGCGCTGAACGATCTTGTAGGCATCCTCTCTAGAAATTCCACGCTGTGGCAGCTGCAAAAGTACGCGCTGTGAAAAGACTAGTCCGCCTGTTAAATTTAAATTTTTCATCATATTTTCTGGATAGACGACTAAATTTGCTATCAAATTTTTGATGCGAACCAGCATAAAATCAGCCGTGATAAACATATCTGGCAGGATAAATCTCTCAACCGAGCTGTGGCTGATATCGCGCTCGTGCCAAAGGGCGACATTTTCTAGCGCTGGCGTGACATATGAGCGTAGCACCCTGCAAAGGCCGGTGATATTTTCGCTAAGGACTGGATTGCGTTTGTGTGGCATCGCGCTTGAGCCCTTTTGTCCTGGGCTAAAGTACTCCTCTGCCTCATAAACCTCGGTCCTTTGGTAGTGTCTAATGGCAACTGCGATCTTCTCACAAGTAGAGGCTAGAACTGCGATGGCGCTTACCACATGGGCATAGCGGTCGCGCTGGATCACTTGATTTGACGCTGGGGCAGCTTTAAGACCTAGCTCCTCGCATGTTAGCTCTTCAA comes from Campylobacter concisus and encodes:
- a CDS encoding ribonucleoside-diphosphate reductase subunit alpha; protein product: MKVIKRNGRTEELDISKIKKYTNEAVLGLSNVSLSELEVDAKIQFRDMITTEEIQQTLIKTAVDKIDIDRPNWTFVAARLFLYDLYHKVSGFNGYNHLKDYLVKGEKVGRIIPGLKEKYNLEDLNAYIRPERDLQFAYLGIKTLYDRYLIKDKNGMPIELPQHMFMAIAMFLAQNELDSQGWAKKFYDLISKFEVMLATPTLSNARTTRHQLSSCYVGSTPDNIEGIFDSYKEMALLSKFGGGIGWDWSKVRAMGGSIDGHKNAAGGIIPFLKVTNDIAVAVDQLGTRKGAIAVYIEPWHMDVSDFLDLRKNSGEERRRAHELFPALWINDLFMKRVKENGRWSLFDPAQVSDLCDLYGEEFEKRYLEYENDENIQKNTILAKELWKKILTSYFETGMPFLCFKDNANKTNPNDHEGIIRSSNLCTEIFQNTAPNYYKIKITYEDGSEELFDEEEDITVDSGITKKAKKLSALDSLKGKQIFIVEKESIEGKTAVCNLASINLSKINSKEDIERVVPIAIRMLDNVIDLNFYPHKKVKHTNLASRSIGLGVMGEAQMLAEKNVKWGSYEHLALIDSIMENISYNAIYASSNLAVEKGIYPKFEGSKWSKGIMPIDTANENAKALLNDKGGLFDENVCDWDKLREKVKRDGMRNGYLMAIAPTSSISILVGTTQTIEPVYKRKWFEHNLSGMIPNVVPNLSPDTWQFYTPAYELDQRILIKAGAIRQKWIDQGQSLNIFMSLDKASGGYLSEIYTLAWELGLKSTYYLRSESPDSEKLNDVADRSIECEGCQ
- the purB gene encoding adenylosuccinate lyase, whose protein sequence is MVERYSRKEMADKWSMQAKYDAWLKVEKAAVKAWNKLGFISDGDCEKICKNAKFEVARIDEIEKTTKHDVIAFLTSVSESLGEESRFVHYGMTSSDCIDTAVALQMKESLELIISDVEEFMQAVKDRANEHKHTLMVGRSHGIHGEPITFGLVLAIWYDEIARALKLIKDAKDTISYGKLSGAMGNLAHAPMEFEELTCEELGLKAAPASNQVIQRDRYAHVVSAIAVLASTCEKIAVAIRHYQRTEVYEAEEYFSPGQKGSSAMPHKRNPVLSENITGLCRVLRSYVTPALENVALWHERDISHSSVERFILPDMFITADFMLVRIKNLIANLVVYPENMMKNLNLTGGLVFSQRVLLQLPQRGISREDAYKIVQRNAMKVWADLQEGKKAIDEQGHSLFLQNLLNDEDLTKSLSKDEIKECFDYNYYTKNVDRIFARVFGK